In Streptococcus gallolyticus subsp. gallolyticus DSM 16831, the sequence GTTTACAATGGTTATAGTATTCCACCTTATTATGACAGTATGATTGCTAAAATTATTGTTCATGGTGAGAATCGATTTGATGCTCTGATGAAAATGCAGCGTGCCCTTTATGAGTTAGAAATTGAAGGTGTTACCACAAATGCAGAATTCCAAATGGATTTAATTTCAGATGAGCATGTCATCGCTGGAGACTACGATACGTCATTCTTGATGGAGACTTTCTTGCCAAATTATAATAAAGAAAATGATTAGGAGATTTCATGGCTTTATTTAGTAAAAAAGATAAATACATTCGAATTACTCCCAATAACTCCCTAAACCAATCAGCGCCTCGTGAAGTACCAGAGGTACCTGATGAATTGTTTGCAAAGTGCCCAGCTTGTAAGCATATGATTTATCAAAAGGATTTAGGAGTGGCAAAAATTTGTCCAGCTTGTTCTTATAATTTTCGAATTTCTGCCAAAGAGCGCTTAGCTATTACCGTAGATGAAGGAAGTTTTGAGGAACTCTTTGCTGGGCTACAAACGCAAGACCCTCTTAAATTCCCAGGTTACCAAGAAAAATTAGCTAAAATGCGTGAAAAAACTGGACTTGATGAAGCTGTTTTGACTGGTAAGGCTTTGATAAAGGGGCAAAAAGTGGCGCTTGCCATTATGGATTCAAACTTTATCATGGCATCAATGGGGACAGTTGTTGGTGAAAAAATAACACGCTTATTCGAATTAGCAATTGGAGAAAAACTACCTGTTGTCATTTTCACAGCATCAGGTGGCGCTCGTATGCAAGAAGGTATTATGAGCTTGATGCAAATGGCAAAAATTTCAGCTGCTGTTAAGCGTCATTCTGAAGCTGGTCTGTTTTATTTAACGATTTTGACCGACCCTACAACGGGTGGTGTGACAGCAAGTTTTGCTATGGAAGGTGATATTATTATTGCTGAACCACAAGCTTTAGTCGGCTTTGCTGGACGACGTGTTATTGAAACGACTGTTCGAGAAAACTTGCCTGAGGATTTTCAAAAGGCAGAATTCCTTTTGGAACATGGTTTTGTTGATGCGATTGTTAAACGCACGGAAATGCCAGATGTTATTGCCAAATTAGTTGCGTTTCATGGAGGTGCTAAATGAGTAGCGATGTATCAAGAATATTGAAAGAAGCGCGTGACCAAGGACGTTTGACAACCTTGGAATACGCTGAACTCATTTTTGATGATTTCATGGAACTTCATGGTGATCGTCATTTTGCCGATGACGGTGCCGTTGTTGGCGGTATCGCACGCCTAGATGGTCGTCCTGTGACAGTTATTGGTATTCAAAAAGGAAAAAATTTACAAGAAAATCTCAAACGCAATTTTGGTCAACCAAATCCAGAAGGTTACCGTAAAGCATTACGTTTGATGAAACAAGCTGAAAAATTCGGTCGTCCTGTCGTTACGTTTATCAATACAGCGGGAGCTTATCCTGGTGTTGGTGCTGAAGAACGTGGGCAAGGGGAAGCCATTGCACGCAATCTACTTGAAATGAGCGACCTTAAAGTGCCAATTATCGCTATTATCATTGGTGAAGGGGGCTCTGGTGGTGCTCTTGCACTCGCTGTAGCTGATAAGGTTTGGATGCTCGAACACAGCATGTATGCGATTTTGAGTCCAGAAGGCTTTGCCTCTATTCTTTGGAAAGATGGCTCTCGTGCGACAGAAGCCGCTGAATTGATGAAAATCACAGCTGGTGAGCTTTATAATATGGGAGTAGTTGATAGAGTTATTCCCGAACATGGCTATTTTTCAAGTGAAATTGTTGAAATGATTAAAACAAATCTAATCACTGAATTAGATGAGCTTAGTCAACTACCATTGGAACAACTCCTTGAAAGTCGTTATCAACGTTTTAGAAAATATTAAAAAATCCCGCTTGTGCTAGCCTCAAATCCTGAAAAATTTCTTGGTTTGAGGATGGTTCAAGGGGATTTTTATTGTATTCTGGTTTCTTTAGTAAAAAACACCTGCTAGTCAGTTGGCTAGCAGGATATTTTATTATTTAGGTGAGATGACTTCAGCTCCACCCATGTATGGACGAAGAACTTCTGGAATTGTTACAGAACCGTCTTCGTTTTGGTAGTTTTCAAGGATTGCAGCGACTGTACGTCCAACGGCAAGACCTGAACCGTTAAGTGTGTGAAGAAGTTTAACTTTGCCGTCTGCTTCGTCACGGTAACGGATTTGGGCACGACGGGCTTGGAAATCTTCAGTATTTGAACAGCTTGAGATTTCACGGTAAGTATTTTGTGCTGGAATCCAAACTTCTAAATCATAAGTTTTAGCAGCTGAGAATCCCATATCGCCAGTACAAAGTGTGATAACACGGTATGGCAAACCAAGTTTTTGAAGAATGTTTTCAGCGTTAGCCACCATTTTTTCCAATTCGTCGTATGATGTTTCTGGTTTAGAGAATTTCACCATTTCAACTTTGTGGAATTGGTGAAGACGAATCAAACCACGTGTGTCACGACCAGCTGAACCAGCTTCTGAACGGAATGATGGGCTCATTGCTGTGAAGTAAACTGGAAGTTCTTTACCGTCAAGGATTTCACCACGGTAGTAGTTTGTAAGTGGCACTTCCGCAGTTGGGATAAGAACGTAGTCAGAGTCAGCTAATTCAAATGTGTCCTCTTTGAATTTTGGATATTGACCAGTACCGAACATTGAGTCATGGTTGACCATGTAAGGTGGGATAACTTCTGTGTAACCTTCTTTAGCGTGTTCATCCAACATAAAGTTGTAGATAGCACGTTCTAGGCGAGCACCAAGTCCTTTGTAGAAAAGGAAGCGAGAGCCAGTAACTTTGGCACCACGTTCCCAGTCAAGAATACCGAGGTCTTCACCAAGGTCCCAGTGAGCTTTGATGTCAAAGTCAAAGTCACGAGGTGTTCCCCAACGGCGAACTTCTACGTTTTCATCTTCGTCAGCCCCGACAGGAACATCAGCGGCTGGGATATTTGGAAGTGTAGTTGTGAATTCGGCTAATTTGTCATCGATTTCAGCTAATTCAGCATCAGTAGCTTTGATGTCTGCTGATAATTTTTGCATTGCGGCAATTTGTTCAGAAGCGTCTTCTTTGTTGCGTTTTGCTTGAGCGATAGCGGCAGATGCTGTGTTGCGTTCAGCCTTAGCTGATTCAGATTTGACAAGCAATTCACGGCGTTTGTCGTCAAGTTCTTTTAATTCAGCTAATTTTTCAGCAGCAACGCCACGTGTTGCTAATTTTTTAGCGACTTCGTCAAAATCATTACGAATACGTTTGATGTCTAACATAGTTTTCCTCCAGTAGTCTTCAGCGTTCATATGGCTAAATAAAGCTCAGATGAACAAAAAGCACAGCATGTAAACTTGCTGGAGCGCAATCGCGCGGTTCCATCCAGCTTCACATCCTGTGCACTTAATTTTCTATTTTTAAATGATATAACGGTAGAATTTCGGAATTATCACTCTATCTGCTCACAGCAACCGCAGACTTTCTGAAAGAGCTCCACTCTTACTTATCCGTACTCTTTATTATACTAGATTTATTTCCTTTTGACAAATCTTGATAGTCTTTTAATAATGGTTTGAACCAAGGTTAGCATACGGACAACTTTGTCGTTTCCGATATGTTGGCGAGCTACTTTTAGAATCTTTCCTGAATCTTTTGAGGCAAAAAGAAATTTACCTTTGTCAGTAAAGACTTCAAAGTGACGGCTGACTTTATTGCGAGAAACATTTGCTCCGATTTTTTCAATATTTTCCCAAGGAATTTGAATGTAATCTTCAACATTAGCATCGCTGTAAAATTCTAAGCCTTTATTTCCTAAAAGAAATTTGCCAACTTTTCCCCCCATACCGAGGTAAGAAACACCAGTAGTCGTTAATTCTACCGTAGAATTAATTGATTGTGCCATGTCATCTCCTCTGATAAGCTTTTAGTCTATTATAACATAATAAAAAAAGAAGGATCGAAATCCTTCCTTTCTTTTATTACATGATTCCGAAGAAGCGAGCGATGATACCAACGATGAACAATCCAATGATGATTGTGATTGGTGAAACTTTTTTCTTAAGCAACCACATACAGAAGAATGTGAGAAGAAGTCCCATCAAACCAGGAATCAATGAGTCTAATTGACTTTGAAGGGTATTAGTTTGTGTAGAAGTCAAGCTAAGTCCGTTAGCGACATCACCAAGAATACCTTGAAGTTCAGTACCTGTTACGTTTCCTTTAGGGAATTCGATGTAAGCACCCTCTGACAATTGAGTTGAAGGAAGATTTACAGTAAATGTAATTGATACCCAACGTTCAACCAAGACAGCAAGGATGAACATACCAAGGATTGAAGCACCTTTAGTGATTTTTTGGATAATACCACCTGAAAGGTCTTTAGTGATTTCAGAACCAGCTTTATAACCAAGCTCTTGAGTGTACCACAAGAATGCCATACGAATGATGTTCCATCCAAAGAAGAATAGGAGTGGACCAACAATGTTACCTGCCATAGCAAGTGAAGCACCAAGGGCACCAAGGATAGGACGAACAGTAAACCAGAAGACTGGGTCACCGACACCAGCAAGAGGTCCCATCATACCGATTTTAACCCCTTGGATAGCTGTGTCATCAATTTCAGCACCATTTGCGCGTTCTTCTTCAAGGGCAAGAGTTACACCGATGATCGGAGCAGCAACGTATGGGTGAGTATTGAAGAATTCCAAGTGACGTTCAAGAGCAGCAGCTCGGTCTTCTTTAGATGTATAAAGTTTTTTGATGGCAGGGATTAAAGCATATGCCCAACCTAAGTTTTGCATACGTTCGTAGTTCCAAGAACCTTGAAGGAAAGTTGAACGCCACCAAACTTTTTGACGGTCAGATTTTGATAATTGAAGTTTTTCAGTCATGTTTGTGCCCCTTTCTAGTAGTCTTCTAGGATATCGCCAATTGGGTCACCAGAACCTGAAGCAGTTCCGCCACCGTTTCCACCTTTTTCTGAAAGGTTAAGGTAGATGAAGGCAAGGGCAACACCGATTGTACCAAGTGCGATAAGAGTAAGATCAGAGACAGCTGCTACTGCAAAACCGATAGCGAAGAATGGCCATACTTCACTTGTAGCCATCATGTTGATAACCATAGCGTAAC encodes:
- the accD gene encoding acetyl-CoA carboxylase, carboxyltransferase subunit beta — its product is MALFSKKDKYIRITPNNSLNQSAPREVPEVPDELFAKCPACKHMIYQKDLGVAKICPACSYNFRISAKERLAITVDEGSFEELFAGLQTQDPLKFPGYQEKLAKMREKTGLDEAVLTGKALIKGQKVALAIMDSNFIMASMGTVVGEKITRLFELAIGEKLPVVIFTASGGARMQEGIMSLMQMAKISAAVKRHSEAGLFYLTILTDPTTGGVTASFAMEGDIIIAEPQALVGFAGRRVIETTVRENLPEDFQKAEFLLEHGFVDAIVKRTEMPDVIAKLVAFHGGAK
- a CDS encoding acetyl-CoA carboxylase carboxyl transferase subunit alpha, which translates into the protein MSSDVSRILKEARDQGRLTTLEYAELIFDDFMELHGDRHFADDGAVVGGIARLDGRPVTVIGIQKGKNLQENLKRNFGQPNPEGYRKALRLMKQAEKFGRPVVTFINTAGAYPGVGAEERGQGEAIARNLLEMSDLKVPIIAIIIGEGGSGGALALAVADKVWMLEHSMYAILSPEGFASILWKDGSRATEAAELMKITAGELYNMGVVDRVIPEHGYFSSEIVEMIKTNLITELDELSQLPLEQLLESRYQRFRKY
- the serS gene encoding serine--tRNA ligase → MLDIKRIRNDFDEVAKKLATRGVAAEKLAELKELDDKRRELLVKSESAKAERNTASAAIAQAKRNKEDASEQIAAMQKLSADIKATDAELAEIDDKLAEFTTTLPNIPAADVPVGADEDENVEVRRWGTPRDFDFDIKAHWDLGEDLGILDWERGAKVTGSRFLFYKGLGARLERAIYNFMLDEHAKEGYTEVIPPYMVNHDSMFGTGQYPKFKEDTFELADSDYVLIPTAEVPLTNYYRGEILDGKELPVYFTAMSPSFRSEAGSAGRDTRGLIRLHQFHKVEMVKFSKPETSYDELEKMVANAENILQKLGLPYRVITLCTGDMGFSAAKTYDLEVWIPAQNTYREISSCSNTEDFQARRAQIRYRDEADGKVKLLHTLNGSGLAVGRTVAAILENYQNEDGSVTIPEVLRPYMGGAEVISPK
- a CDS encoding DUF956 family protein; translated protein: MAQSINSTVELTTTGVSYLGMGGKVGKFLLGNKGLEFYSDANVEDYIQIPWENIEKIGANVSRNKVSRHFEVFTDKGKFLFASKDSGKILKVARQHIGNDKVVRMLTLVQTIIKRLSRFVKRK
- a CDS encoding PTS system mannose/fructose/sorbose family transporter subunit IID; its protein translation is MTEKLQLSKSDRQKVWWRSTFLQGSWNYERMQNLGWAYALIPAIKKLYTSKEDRAAALERHLEFFNTHPYVAAPIIGVTLALEEERANGAEIDDTAIQGVKIGMMGPLAGVGDPVFWFTVRPILGALGASLAMAGNIVGPLLFFFGWNIIRMAFLWYTQELGYKAGSEITKDLSGGIIQKITKGASILGMFILAVLVERWVSITFTVNLPSTQLSEGAYIEFPKGNVTGTELQGILGDVANGLSLTSTQTNTLQSQLDSLIPGLMGLLLTFFCMWLLKKKVSPITIIIGLFIVGIIARFFGIM